Proteins encoded together in one Chrysemys picta bellii isolate R12L10 chromosome 22, ASM1138683v2, whole genome shotgun sequence window:
- the APOF gene encoding apolipoprotein F: MHHPLLHFCLLLLCYELHGHRLPPPVPPGGAAGTVKPPRMEVAPLPTSPDLPSSHQAAARVFLDSLLGRLPQPGLPGVGVSCQDLLPEALEGFSQLPPLPQTLASAALALSLQGAGCPRQAEGLVLRLYGAVGMDDANALLLGIAGRPGSPSQGKRGRTALLFNVDQLAGVGPRRCSGLAQIDSSLLLGPVASTHTTFPAAAEACHRLGSACAGVTSNGTTSFSVIGQPGAYALPGRGVPAWLHRCRGAGRKRRGSPEACSSTRERKVHGILEWVPVVSTYYNVGTSIYYAFQNCTELAKERGIEAALDLSYDALLGLLGTAGGNLGVGIAVGLKPAVKVGVRSLISYFRQVEPSDPLPTSSSSPVTTAGSFVPPSVWV, from the coding sequence ATGcaccacccacttctccacttctgcctcctcctgctgTGCTATGAGCTACATGGGCACCGGCTGCCCCCCCCAGTCCCACCGGGAGGCGCCGCTGGGACCGTCAAGCCCCCAAGGATGGAAgtcgcccccctccccacttctcccGACCTGCCCAGCTCCCATCAGGCCGCTGCCAGGGTGTTCCTCGACTCCCTCCTGGGGCGGCttccccagccggggctcccaggggtgggggtCTCCTGCCAGGACTTGCTGCCCGAGGCCCTGGAGGGTTTCTCCCAGCTCCCGCCGCTGCCCCAGACCCTCGCCAGCGCGGCCTTAGCCCTCTCCCTCCAAGGGGCtggctgcccccgccaggccgaGGGGCTGGTGCTGCGGCTCTACGGGGCGGTGGGGATGGATGATGCCAACGCGTTGCTGCTGGGGATAGCAGGACGCCCAGGAAGCCCCAGCCAGGGCAAGAGAGGCAGGACCGCCCTGCTCTTCAATGTGGATCAGCTGGCAGGGGTGGGCCCCCGGCGTTGCTCGGGCCTGGCCCAGATcgacagctccctgctgctgggccCGGTGGCCAGCACCCACACCACCTTCCCAGCCGCCGCCGAGGCCTGCCACAGGCTGGGCTCTGCCTGTGCCGGTGTGACCTCCAACGGGACCACCTCCTTCTCGGTGATCGGACAGCCCGGCGCCTACGCCCTGCCAGGCCGCGGGGTCCCGGCCTGGCTCCACCGGTGCCGCGGAGCAGGGAGGAAGCGGCGCGGGAGCCCGGAGGCCTGCAGCAGCACGCGGGAGCGGAAGGTGCATGGCATACTGGAGTGGGTGCCCGTGGTCAGCACTTACTACAACGTGGGCACCAGCATCTACTACGCCTTCCAGAACTGCACGGAGCTGGCCAAGGAGCGGGGAATCGAGGCGGCCCTGGACCTGAGCTACGACGCCCTCCTGGGGCTCTTGGGCACGGCAGGGGGCAACTTGGGCGTTGGCATAGCCGTGGGGCTGAAGCCGGCCGTCAAAGTGGGGGTGCGGTCGTTGATTAGCTACTTCCGGCAGGTGGAGCCGTCCGACCCCCTGCCCACgagctcctccagccccgtcACCACAGCCGGCTCCTTCGTGCCGCCATCGGTCTGGGTGTGA